In Beutenbergia cavernae DSM 12333, the DNA window TCCGTGCGGTCTGCGTACGGGTACGAGATCACGGCGTGGTTGCGGGAGCAGGGATTCTCCGACATCGCGGAAGGCACCGTGTACGCGCTGCTCGTGCGGATCGAGCAGAAGGGCTTCGTCGACGTGGAGAAAGTTCCCTCCGAGAAGGGACCCCCGCGCAAGGTGTACGCGCTCAACGCGCAGGGGCGGGAGCAGCTCGCCGAGTTCTGGAGCACGTGGAGCTTCCTCGCCCAGCGCCTGGAGCAGCTTCACGACACCGAGACCAGCCAGCAAGGAGACAACCGATGACGAAGTGGTACGAGACCCTCACGGGGTCGCTCGAGCAGAAGAGGCAGTACAAGCAGGCCAAGGCGCGCATGGACGGCCTCCCGGCGCCGTACGCCGCCGCCGCCAACGCCGTCCAGCGGTACCTCATGTACTCGGGCGACGTCACCGACGGCGACACCACCGTGCAGATGATCGTCGACCTGGCAGATCTGTGGGAGCGCGCCGCGCTGGACGGAACACCTGTCCGCGCGATCGTCGGCGACGACCCGGTCGAGTTCACCGAGACGTTCGCCCGGGCCTACGACGCCAAGCGGTGGATCGACAAGGAACGCGCTCGCCTGAACAAGGCGATCGACGACGCAGAACGAGAGGAGCAGAAGTGAGTACCGAAGCAGCCATCCGGGTGCAGGGAATCGAGAAGGCGTACGGGGAGCTCTCCGTGCTACGGGGCGTGGACTTCGACGTCGCGCGGGGCAGCATCTTCGCCCTGCTGGGGTCGAACGGCGCGGGCAAGACCACGCTCGTGCGCATCCTGTCCACGCTGCTCAAGGCGGACGCCGGGGCGGCGAGCGTGCACGGGTTCGACGTCGCCTCGCAGGCCGGCGACGTGCGCGAGTCCATCAGCCTGACGGGCCAGTTCGCGGCCGTCGACGAGGTGCTCACCGGGCGGGAGAACCTCGTGCTGATCGCGAAGCTGCGGCACCTGAAGAACCCGGGCGCGATCGCCGACGACCTGCTCGGCCGCTTCTCGCTGACCGACGCCGGGAGCCGCCCGGCGTCGACGTACTCCGGTGGCATGCGGCGTCGGCTCGACATCGCGATGAGCCTGATCGGCAACCCGCCGATCATCTTCCTCGACGAGCCGACGACGGGTCTGGACCCGCAGGCGCGCATCGACGTCTGGCAGACCGTGAAGCAGCTCGCCCACGGCGGCACCACGGTGCTGCTCACCACGCAGTACCTCGACGAGGCCGAGCAGCTCGCCGACCGCATCGCGATCCTCCACCGGGGCACGATCATCCAGAACGGCACGCTGGCGGAGCTCAAGGCGCTGCTCCCGGCCGCGAAGGTCGAGTACGTCGAGAAGCAGCCGACCCTCGAAGAGGTCTTCCTCACCCTCGTCGGCGAGACCGGCGAGACGGACACGACCGCCGGCACGGACGCCGCTGCAGCGGCAGGAAAGGAATCCCGATGACCACGCACGTCCTGGCCGACACCCGCGTCCTCACCGGCCGCTCGCTGACGCACATCGTCCGCAGCCCCGACACGATCATCACCACTGCTGTCACGCCGATCGCGCTGATGCTGATCTTCGTCTACGTGTTCGGCGGCGCCATCGACACGGGGTCCGGCGGTTCGTACATCAACTACATGCTGCCCGGCATCCTGCTCATCACCATCGCGTCGGGGATCGCCTACACGTCGTACCGGCTGTTCCTCGACCTGCAGGGCGGCATCGTCGACCGGTTCCAGTCGATGCCGATCGCCAGATCGAGCGTGCTCTGGGCGCACGTGCTCACGTCCCTGGTGGCGAACCTCGTCTCGATCGCCATCGTCATCGGCGTCGCGCTGCTCATGGGATTCCGCACCGGGGCGTCGGTGGTGGCCTGGCTCGCCGTCGCCGGGATCCTCGCCCTGTTCACCCTCGCACTGACGTGGGTCGCCGTGATCGCCGGGCTCTCGGCGAAGACCGTCGACGGCGCGAGCGCGTTCAGCTACCCGCTGATCTTCCTGCCGTTCATCAGCTCGGCGTTCGTGCCGACCGACACGATGCCCGGCCCGGTCGCCTGGTTCGCCGAGAACCAGCCGGTGACGTCGATCGTCAACACCATCCGGGCGCTGTTCGCCCAGGAACCCGTCGGCAACGACATCTGGATCGCCCTGGCCTGGCTGGTCGGGATCCTCGTCGTGGCCTACGTCTTCGCGGTCCGCATCTACCGCCGCAAGATCTCGTAGGGAGCGACCGAGACGTCGCCATCGGGCGCGGCAGGTGACCAGAACGGTCACCTGCCGCGCCCGATGTCGTCGCGTCTCGGCGCAGCGCGTGAGGAAGCCCGTTTCGAGTGCGGGCGGTACATGACCATCCCGGAGAACAGGCCCGAGATCCGATACGACCCAGACCTGCTGCGCGTGTGGTGCCTCGGTTCGGACGAGCAGTGGCACCTCACCTGGGACGGGAGCGCGTACCTCGTGGTCGCGCGCTGGGTGACGGCGGGTGCCATCGGCCTCGGCAGTGCCCTGGCGCTGTGACGATGGCTGGTGATCTCGCGGCTTCATCGCCTGGACCGCGCCTGACGCTCGGGCGCCCTCCGTTGGG includes these proteins:
- a CDS encoding PadR family transcriptional regulator; protein product: MGKQLTEMLKGTLEGIVLAILSVRSAYGYEITAWLREQGFSDIAEGTVYALLVRIEQKGFVDVEKVPSEKGPPRKVYALNAQGREQLAEFWSTWSFLAQRLEQLHDTETSQQGDNR
- a CDS encoding ABC transporter permease; protein product: MTTHVLADTRVLTGRSLTHIVRSPDTIITTAVTPIALMLIFVYVFGGAIDTGSGGSYINYMLPGILLITIASGIAYTSYRLFLDLQGGIVDRFQSMPIARSSVLWAHVLTSLVANLVSIAIVIGVALLMGFRTGASVVAWLAVAGILALFTLALTWVAVIAGLSAKTVDGASAFSYPLIFLPFISSAFVPTDTMPGPVAWFAENQPVTSIVNTIRALFAQEPVGNDIWIALAWLVGILVVAYVFAVRIYRRKIS
- a CDS encoding DUF1048 domain-containing protein, whose protein sequence is MTKWYETLTGSLEQKRQYKQAKARMDGLPAPYAAAANAVQRYLMYSGDVTDGDTTVQMIVDLADLWERAALDGTPVRAIVGDDPVEFTETFARAYDAKRWIDKERARLNKAIDDAEREEQK
- a CDS encoding ABC transporter ATP-binding protein produces the protein MSTEAAIRVQGIEKAYGELSVLRGVDFDVARGSIFALLGSNGAGKTTLVRILSTLLKADAGAASVHGFDVASQAGDVRESISLTGQFAAVDEVLTGRENLVLIAKLRHLKNPGAIADDLLGRFSLTDAGSRPASTYSGGMRRRLDIAMSLIGNPPIIFLDEPTTGLDPQARIDVWQTVKQLAHGGTTVLLTTQYLDEAEQLADRIAILHRGTIIQNGTLAELKALLPAAKVEYVEKQPTLEEVFLTLVGETGETDTTAGTDAAAAAGKESR